Part of the Caballeronia sp. SL2Y3 genome is shown below.
TCGCGGCGTTGCTGGTCGAGACGATATCGAGCGAGCCGTCCGTTTTCTTCACGAGCCACGTCCAGCCCGAGCCGAATGTGCCCACGGCGACCTTCGCGAACTCTTCCTTGAACTTGTCGAACGAGCCGTATTTCGCGTTGATCGCGTCGGCCAGCGCGCCGGTCGGAGCGCCGCCGCCGTTCGGCGACAGGCTGTTCCAGAAAAACGTGTGATTCCACGTCTGAGCTGCGTTGTTGAACACGCCGCCCGACGACTTCTTCACGATCTCTTCGAGCTGCATGTTCTCGAATTCAGTGCCCTTGATCAGCTCGTTGAGCTTGGTCACATAGGTCTGGTGGTGCTTGCCATAGTGAAACTCGAGCGTTTCTTCCGACATGTGCGGAGCAAGCGCGTTCTTGTCGAACGGCAGCGGCGGGAGCGTATGTTCCATGATTGCGAGCTTCCTTTCTATGTGGATTGTGGGACTTTGAGGAGTGAAGCAGTGGAGCAATGGATTGTAGGCGAGTTGGGATAACCCCGCAAACCGCCCGCCTTTATGAGGAAGATCGCATTCATACCGCCAGAAGCGGCGTAAAAAGTGCTCGCGGCCGCGCCTCGCGCCACGTCGAAATTACGCCGTGGAGCGAGCGCAAAGCGCGTCAGAATTCGTCGGACAGGCGCGGCTGAACGTCGGCGAGAACGACATCCGCCGAGCCTTGCGCAAGGTGGACCGTGAGCGCGCGTTTGGGCTTCAGCGCGTTCGGCGCGCGCAGCGCGCGGCCCGTCTGCGTGTCGATGAGCGCGGCATAACCGCGTTCCAGCGTGCGCTGCGGACTGAGCACCTGCAAGCGCGCCGCGAGTTCCGACACGCACGCCTTCTCACGCTCGCGACGACGCTCGTTCGCGCTTTTCAGGCGCTGCGCGAGCCGCAGCACGTGCTCGGTCTGCGCGGCGACATCCGGCCGCCTGCGCTCGAAGCGATACCGCACGAGCGCGAAGTGCGCGCGGGCATCGCGCACGGGCCGCGCGCCTGCTGTTGCGAGACGGCTTGCCAGTTGGCGCAGATGCACACGCTGCCGCGCGAGCCGCTCGGCGGGACTCACGAGCCTGCGCGCGAGCCAGTCGAGTTGCTGCGCGCGACGCTCCATCGTGCGGCCGAAGGCGCGCGCGAGCGCCGCGTGGCGATGATCGAGCTCTCGCAGCAACAGCACGCGCTGCGGACTCACGAGTTCGGCCGCGCCGGTCGGCGTGGGCGCGCGGACATCGGCGGCGAAATCGGCAATCGTGAAGTCCGTCTCGTGACCGACGCCGCTCACCACGGGCAGGTCGCTCGCCGCGATCGCTCGCGCGAGCACTTCCTCGTTGAACGCCCACAAATCTTCGATGGACCCGCCGCCGCGGCACACGATCAGCACATCGACTTCGCGCCGTGCGTTGGCTGCTTCGACCATCGCCGCGAGTTTCGCGCCCGCGCCCGTGCCCTGCACCGGCCCCGGATACACGATCACCGGCACGTGGGGCGCGCGGCGCGCGAGCGTCGTCAGCACGTCGCGCAACGCGGCGGCCTGCAAAGACGTGACGATGCCGATGCCGCGCGGATGCGTCGGCAGCGGTCGCTTGCGCTCGGCGGCGAAGAGACCTTCGCTCTCCAGTTGCGCCTTGAGCCGCAGAAAGGCTTCGTACAGGCGCCCCTGCCCCGTGCGCCGCACCGCTTCGACGCTCAGTTGCAATTCGCCACGCGGCTCGTACATGGTGACGAGCGCGCGCACTTCGATCTTGTCGCCTTCGCGCGGCACGAACTCGGCGTACTGCGCGCGGCTTCGGAACATCACGCAGCGCATCTGCGCGTTGGCGTCCTTGATCGAAAAGTACCAGTGGCCGCTCGCGGCGCGCGTGAAGTTCGAGACTTCGCCCGATACCCAGACGAGCGGAAACGACCGCTCCAGCATCGTGCCGATCGCACGGTTGAGCACGGAAACGGGGATAACGGCGTCGCCGCCTGGCGTCGGCAAGGAATCGGGAGTCATGGTTCGGATCGGATGAGAGGCGCGTCGCCCGGCGCGGTCCGCCAGGCAAGGCCCCGCCAGTGTAGCAAGTGTCCACACAGAAGAACTTACCGACGCCGCCTTCAGGCGCCCGCCGGACGCCCATGAGTTCGTGGCAAGTCTATGATTCCACACGGTTTCTCAAAGCAACTCCGGCAAATTCCCGAAGCAACTGTTTCCTGAAGCCGATTTCGCCTTTTTGAACGCCAAGTTCTTCACAGAGTTATCCACAGTCTGAATCCACGCCGCGAACGGCCGCACCGACTGGCGAAGAGCGCGTTCGCGCGCTAGAGTGCCGGGTCGTGCACCGGCTCGCAAGGTTCCGAGGTCGTTCAGGACCTTTGAACGCGCACCGCCGGTCGAACCGTTCAACGCATACCGAAATCGAAGGAGTTGCCGTTGCGCGCCCTGCCGTACCCGACATCGTTCCCGCGTTTTTGCGCATTGGATGCCGTCCGCGCGAAGGCGGTCCATGTCTGATTTCAAGCCGCCGATCGAAAACTTCCTCGCCCGCGAATGGCGCCGGCGCGGCGGCGTCGCGTGGGCGCTGACGCCCTTTGCGTGCGTATTCGGCGCGATCGCCGCGACGCGCCGCGCGCTCTTCGACCTGGGCTGGATGAAGCGCGTCGATGTCGGCGTGCCGGTGGTCGTCGTCGGCAACGTGACCGTCGGCGGCACGGGCAAGACGCCCACCGTCATCGCGCTCGTCGAGGCGCTGCGGGCCGCAGGCTTCCAGCCGGGCGTAGTCTCCCGCGGATACGGCGCGAAGGTCGCCGAGCCGACGAGCGTGACGCCCGCGAGCATCGCCGCACAGGTCGGCGACGAGCCGCTTCTGATCGCGCGCCGCACGCACGCGCCGGTGTTCGTCTGCCCGGACCGCGTCGCCGCCGCGCGCGCCTTGCTGAACGCGCATGCGAATGTGGACGTGATCGTGAGCGACGACGGCCTGCAGCACTATCGCCTCGCGCGCGTGTTCGAGCTCGTCGTGTTCGACGACCGGCTGGGCGGCAACGGCTTCCTGCTGCCCGCAGGTCCCTTGCGCGAGCCGATGTCGCGTCATCGCGATGCCACGCTCATCAACAGTCCCTACGACCGCACGCTGCCGCCGTGGCCGAACACGTTCGCGCTCGACCTCGAACCCGGCGACGCGTGGCTGCTCGACGATCCGTCGGTGCGCCGTCCGCTCGCGCAGTTCGCCGGCGAGAAAGTGGTCGCGGCGGCCGGCATCGGCTCGCCGGAGCGTTTTTTCGCGACGCTGCGCGCGGCGGGCATCGCGCCGACGACGCGCGCCTTCCCCGATCACTACGCGTACCGCGAGAATCCGTTCGCCTCGGTCGAAGCGGACGCGATCCTGATCACGGAAAAGGATGCAGTAAAATTCGGGGCCTGGCGCGACGCGCGCATCTGGGTCGTTCCCGTGCAAGCCGTGCTCAGCTCTCGCCTCATCGCTCTCGTTGTGGAGAAACTCCGTGGACGCACGTCTGCTTGAAATCCTCGTCTGCCCGATCTGCAAGGGCCCGCTCAACTACGACCGCGCGGCACAGGAGCTCGTCTGCAACGCGGACAAACTCGCGTACCCCATTCGCGACGGCATTCCGGTGATGCTCGTGGACGAAGCGCGCCAGACGGTCGAAGGCACGCCCGTCACGCCGCTGAAGCCGGTCGGCGACCTCTGAAGTCATCATCATGTCCGTGCCGTTCATCGCCGTCATTCCCGCGCGTCTCGCGTCCACGCGGCTGCCGAACAAGCCGCTCGCCGATCTCGGCGGCAAGCCGATGGTCGTGCGCGTCGCCGAGCGGGCGCGCGAGTCGGGCGCGAGTCACGTGCTCGTCGCGACGGACTCGCATCTCGTCGTCGAAGCGGCGCGCGATCACGGCATCGAAGTGATGCTCACGCGCAGCGATCATCCGACCGGCACCGACCGTCTCGCCGAAGTCGCCATGCGCCTGAACTGGAGCGACGAAACCATCGTCGTGAACGTGCAGGGCGACGAACCGCTGATCGACCCGCAACTCGTGCGCAATGTCGCCGCGCATCTCGCGGCGCACGGCGAATGCGCAATCGCCACGGCCGCGCATCCCATTCACGATCCCGCCGACGTCTTCAATCCGAACGTGGTGAAGGTCGCGCTGGATGCGAAAAGCGTCGCGCTCTACTTCTCCCGCGCGCCGATTCCGTGGTCGCGCGATGCATGGCAGCCGCACTGGCCCGACGTCGCCGCGCTGTGTGCGCTGCCCGCCGTGCCGGACAACGTGCTGCGGCATATCGGCCTCTACGCCTATCGCGCGAAGTTTCTGCGCGCCTTTCCGGCGCTCGCTCAAGCGCCCATCGAAGCGGCCGAAGCCCTCGAACAATTGCGCGCGCTGTGGCACGGCGAGCGCATCGCGGTGCTTGTCACGCAAGACGCGCCGCCGCCCGGCGTCGATACGCCCGCGGATCTCGCGCGCGTGCAGGCGCTGTTTCCACGCGCGAACTGAACGCATCGCGCAACCGGTGTATACCCCGCCAAACGCCCGCACGACGGGCGTCTTAGCGGTTTCCATAATCGCTATCACGGCCGCGATCGTAATGAGGCGTGGCATAATCAAGCGATTGCGCGAGCCTTCCGGTCAGCGCCACGCTCAACGTTGCGCCGCTGTCCGCGGGTGCCGCGCTGCCTGTCGAATCGGCCGCGCCGCCTGTCGTCGACGCCGCCCGA
Proteins encoded:
- a CDS encoding superoxide dismutase, with translation MEHTLPPLPFDKNALAPHMSEETLEFHYGKHHQTYVTKLNELIKGTEFENMQLEEIVKKSSGGVFNNAAQTWNHTFFWNSLSPNGGGAPTGALADAINAKYGSFDKFKEEFAKVAVGTFGSGWTWLVKKTDGSLDIVSTSNAATPLTTDSKPLVTLDVWEHAYYIDYRNARPKFIEAFWNIANWDFASKNFGA
- the lpxK gene encoding tetraacyldisaccharide 4'-kinase, with translation MSDFKPPIENFLAREWRRRGGVAWALTPFACVFGAIAATRRALFDLGWMKRVDVGVPVVVVGNVTVGGTGKTPTVIALVEALRAAGFQPGVVSRGYGAKVAEPTSVTPASIAAQVGDEPLLIARRTHAPVFVCPDRVAAARALLNAHANVDVIVSDDGLQHYRLARVFELVVFDDRLGGNGFLLPAGPLREPMSRHRDATLINSPYDRTLPPWPNTFALDLEPGDAWLLDDPSVRRPLAQFAGEKVVAAAGIGSPERFFATLRAAGIAPTTRAFPDHYAYRENPFASVEADAILITEKDAVKFGAWRDARIWVVPVQAVLSSRLIALVVEKLRGRTSA
- a CDS encoding Trm112 family protein; its protein translation is MDARLLEILVCPICKGPLNYDRAAQELVCNADKLAYPIRDGIPVMLVDEARQTVEGTPVTPLKPVGDL
- the kdsB gene encoding 3-deoxy-manno-octulosonate cytidylyltransferase, with product MSVPFIAVIPARLASTRLPNKPLADLGGKPMVVRVAERARESGASHVLVATDSHLVVEAARDHGIEVMLTRSDHPTGTDRLAEVAMRLNWSDETIVVNVQGDEPLIDPQLVRNVAAHLAAHGECAIATAAHPIHDPADVFNPNVVKVALDAKSVALYFSRAPIPWSRDAWQPHWPDVAALCALPAVPDNVLRHIGLYAYRAKFLRAFPALAQAPIEAAEALEQLRALWHGERIAVLVTQDAPPPGVDTPADLARVQALFPRAN
- the xseA gene encoding exodeoxyribonuclease VII large subunit codes for the protein MTPDSLPTPGGDAVIPVSVLNRAIGTMLERSFPLVWVSGEVSNFTRAASGHWYFSIKDANAQMRCVMFRSRAQYAEFVPREGDKIEVRALVTMYEPRGELQLSVEAVRRTGQGRLYEAFLRLKAQLESEGLFAAERKRPLPTHPRGIGIVTSLQAAALRDVLTTLARRAPHVPVIVYPGPVQGTGAGAKLAAMVEAANARREVDVLIVCRGGGSIEDLWAFNEEVLARAIAASDLPVVSGVGHETDFTIADFAADVRAPTPTGAAELVSPQRVLLLRELDHRHAALARAFGRTMERRAQQLDWLARRLVSPAERLARQRVHLRQLASRLATAGARPVRDARAHFALVRYRFERRRPDVAAQTEHVLRLAQRLKSANERRREREKACVSELAARLQVLSPQRTLERGYAALIDTQTGRALRAPNALKPKRALTVHLAQGSADVVLADVQPRLSDEF